In the Alkaliphilus flagellatus genome, one interval contains:
- a CDS encoding TniQ family protein: MKFLRYPVPLDDESLLSYIYRLSNLNSCPVEWILKELKYKEVKYKNRINSVTAAKRLKMISQAISLNYDDVLTYNRYNSDNISNTKEGIIRGPNDKTQILYAKQILT, encoded by the coding sequence ATGAAATTTTTGCGTTATCCTGTTCCTCTTGATGATGAAAGCTTATTAAGCTATATATACAGACTATCCAATCTGAATTCATGTCCAGTTGAATGGATATTAAAAGAGTTGAAGTATAAGGAAGTAAAATATAAGAATAGAATCAACTCTGTAACTGCTGCTAAACGTCTTAAAATGATTTCTCAAGCAATTTCTCTTAATTATGATGATGTATTAACATATAATAGATATAATTCAGATAATATATCTAATACTAAGGAAGGTATTATAAGGGGTCCTAACGACAAAACGCAGATATTATACGCTAAGC